Below is a genomic region from Flammeovirgaceae bacterium SG7u.111.
AGCTGCCCAGCCAACAAAACCATAAACAATGTAAATAATAGTTTTTTCATTTGAAATTAATCGTTGTTTATATAAGCCAATAGTTAAGATAGTTATTAGAGCATATTAGTTACTTAATACCCTTTAGGGCTATTTCAACTAAATATGATTTGATTAGTGGTCAGTGGTTGATTTGGTAAAAAATCAACCAAACGGCAGTATAGTTATATCCAAAAAAATCTTCTTATTATTCAACGCCAAAAGTATGGAATTTATTCCTTCTCGACAAAAAATTAACATCCAAACATTTCTCTCAACCAATACAGCACGTTACAATGACAGTCCTCAATAAAAAACAGGGCAAAAATCACCTATAAGTGACATTTGCCCTGTTTTTTTATATCATAAGGGTTAATTCTAATGATGATGCCCTGCCTCACCTTTTTTCATTTCGGCAATGAGGTAATAGGCTGAACCTAGTGCAAACAAGGTGTTATTGGGAAGGGTTTTTAACGGTTTTATACCTATCCAACCGTCGTGAGTTTCTCCTACCAGTACTTCCACAGGGGTGAACATCCATTCCTCTTTCCCGTTGTTTACTTCCCTTACTGCGGTGAACGCTGTAAAGGCATCGCCAACTCGTGTGATGGCATCTTCGGGCAGAGCGGTGGTAAGCTCTTCGGATGTCAGTATCTCTCCTTTTATGTACATGCCTTGGATGAGCAGCTCAGGTTTTTCAACAATATCTGCGTGGATATGCACCGCCTTTGGGTCTTCTTCAAACTTCTTTCCCACCGAAAAAATCTCAGCATGAAGCTCCTGCTCTACCATAGACGTGGTAAACCGTACCTTCTGTCCCACTTTTACTTTATGCACATCTTTTTCATATACCATAAGGTCGGCATGCACGTGGTCGGTATTGATTATTTCGAACATGCTGGTTTGGGGCTGGACAAACTGCCCAGTTTTTATATCGACCAAGGTGATGCTACCAGGTATTGGGCTTAACACGGGTATTTGCCGCACAAGCTCTCCCTCAGCAACTTTTTTGGCATTTATGTGCAATTGAGAAAGCTGTATTTCCAAACTTTTTACCCTCGCTTGGTTGGCAAAATACTCCTGCTCGGTTTCTTGGAAACTCTTCCCCGACCCTACTTTTTCATCGTACAACCGCTTTTGCCTACTGTATTCCTTTTCTAAATAATTCATTTGGTGAAAAGCGTTAAGATAATCGCTTTGGAGCTGAATAAGGCTTGGGTGGGCAAGATACGCCAACACTTGTCCTTTCTTCACTATTTCCCCCTCTATTACCTTAATGGACACCACATTTGCCCCTACAATGGCCGTTACCGTCGCTTCGTTTTGCGGAGGGACCCGCAGCTCCCCATTTGCTTTCACATACGAAGTCATATTCCGTCTGGGAAGGGTATCTATTTTGATGCCCAACAACTCAACTTGCTCGGGGGAAAGATGGACTGCACCTTTGTGATGCTCTTCTTCTGTAAGTGTGCCGTCATGATTTCCCGAATCTGTTTCTTTGCTGTTATCCGAACAAGCTACAAGGCTTAAAAGGAAAACAATTGCTATATATTTAGATAATGATTTCATAATCTTGAATTTGAATATTGATACGTTCTGTTTCAATTCACTTGCCAATGCTCATTTGGTTATCGACCAGTAGTTAAGTAATAATCTAGCTTGAATTTTGCAGCTAGGTAGCTTGCCAAAGCTTCTTGTGCTCCCAGTTCTACAAACACCGCCTCTTTCATATTTTGGATAAAAGCTACGTAATCAATAGCCCCCTCTTCAAAAGCGACAACTGCTCCTTGGCGCTGTTCCCTAGCCAAAGGCAGGGCTTCTTCCTGATAAAACTGCCACGAAGCTTCCCATTTCCTATATTCCAACAACATGCTTTGGTAGGCCGTGTTCAGCTCAAACTTGGTTTGCATCAATTGGTACTCGGCTATTTTTTGTTGGATCTTTGCTGACTGTGCCCATCCTTGCTCCTTATTAAAAAACAAAGGAATGGTCAAGCCTAGCTGATACTGGTAAAACCCAGAAACATCGCCAATTTTCTGGCTTCCGTACA
It encodes:
- a CDS encoding efflux RND transporter periplasmic adaptor subunit, whose protein sequence is MKSLSKYIAIVFLLSLVACSDNSKETDSGNHDGTLTEEEHHKGAVHLSPEQVELLGIKIDTLPRRNMTSYVKANGELRVPPQNEATVTAIVGANVVSIKVIEGEIVKKGQVLAYLAHPSLIQLQSDYLNAFHQMNYLEKEYSRQKRLYDEKVGSGKSFQETEQEYFANQARVKSLEIQLSQLHINAKKVAEGELVRQIPVLSPIPGSITLVDIKTGQFVQPQTSMFEIINTDHVHADLMVYEKDVHKVKVGQKVRFTTSMVEQELHAEIFSVGKKFEEDPKAVHIHADIVEKPELLIQGMYIKGEILTSEELTTALPEDAITRVGDAFTAFTAVREVNNGKEEWMFTPVEVLVGETHDGWIGIKPLKTLPNNTLFALGSAYYLIAEMKKGEAGHHH